ttaccggtctgtgtgaacaaagagtgtgtgtgtgtgtcttaccggtctgtgtgaacaaagagtgtgtgtgtgtgtcttaccggtctgtgtgaacaaagagtgtgtgtgtgtgtcttaccggtctgtgtgaacaaagagtgtgtgtgtgtgtcttaccggtctgtgtgaacaaagagtgtgtgtgtgtgtcttaccggtgtgtgtgaacagagagtgtgtgtgtgtgttgcgcaGGCGGATGTGCAGGCTGCAGGCGTTGACTGCGATGTGTTCAGTAGACGTGATGTTCCTCAGGCTGATGATACCGGGGACGAAATATCCCTTCATTAGCAGGTAGTTAGTGTGAGACGCCTGGTGAGCCTTCACCTCGAACCGAGCTCCaccttcatcatcctcctcatcatccAGCTCTTTAGTGATGCTAACACACAGTCAGAGTTACTCATGTTAATACTGTAAGataaacttttttgtttgtttctgtctttgATTCTTCCTTAGTTCCTTCTTTTTCATCTGGTGTGTTTTACCTCTGTACACTATTTGTTGTCCAGCTGTGTGTTACCTCTTTTCTACCTCGTTGTCCaccagtgtgctgtgtgtgtgttacctctttTCTACCTCGTTGTCCACcagtatgctgtgtgtgtgtgttacctcttgTCTACTTTGTTGTCCaccagtgtgctgtgtgtgtgttacctctttTCTACCTCGTTGTCCaccagtgtgctgtgtgtgtgtgttacctcttgTCTACTTCGTTGTCCAcaagtgtgctgtgtgtgtgttacctctttTCTACTTCGTTGTCCaccagtgtgatgtgtgtgcgtgtgtgatacCTCTTGTCTACTTCGTTGTCCaccagtgtgatgtgtgtgcgtgtgtgatacCTCTTGACTACTTCGTTGTCCaccagtgtgatgtgtgtgcgtgtgtgatacCTCTTGACTACTTCGTTGTCCaccagtgtgatgtgtgtgtgatgtgtgtgtgttacctcttgACTACCTAATTGTCCaccagtgtgatgtgtgtgtgtgtgtgtgtgtgatgtgtgtgtgtgttacctcttgACTACCTCGTTGTCCACCAGTGTGCTGTCCACCACTACAATCTGCTGTGGTATACAGATGTCCACGCTCATCAGGCCCAGGGTCATTAAAGTGAGACAGCATGCTGTCGCTCCTCCTGCAGAGTCCATGGAGAACACCAGCATGTCCTCCACATCACTAGCAGGTACCAGATACTTATCATCATCCTCcactcctgctcctcctcctcccccactCTCCTGCTCTCCCTCATCCcttgctttctctttctgaaaGCAGAAAGTGTTGGGTCGGTCCACTCGTCCTTTCTCCCCCAGAGCCTCCAGAAGTTCATACACATCATTATACAGCGCACCTGGGAAACGCCAGGAGAAAAACctgcacagacagagacaggcttGAGGACTTGTCCATTACAGAAGGAACCCTTTTgtaacagagacagagacagatgtgtTTTATACAGCACAAGTGTGCAGGACCTGTAGTAATGCTGAGACAGCTGATAGGACATGGGCAGGCAGGGGACACCACGGTTCTTTTTAGGGCCATGGAAGGTGTTGGTACGGCGACGATTCAACAGACCTCGCTTCTTACAGCTGAGGAAGACCTGCTGTAAGACCTCCTGgttatatttactgtagagagagaaagactgagagagagagagagagagagagagagagagagagacagagagagagagagagagacagagagagagagagagagagagagagagagaggtgagaccCCATAGAGTGGGGGGGGCATGATGATATCGGATCACATCATCTATTCTCTGGCTAATCTCGAGATAATCTATTGATATGCTCGTTATACAGTATGACTGCATATCTCTGCTATCTCAATGGTACATCATCTGCCGTCTGCTTTAAGGGCGTCTGGGTATCCTTTTCATTAAGGTCTTCTATCGTCTTTCGACTCAACTCCTCACCTTCCCCACCCCACCGTTCACAGTCACGTCACACTTCTCCCTCCTCACCTTCTTCTATATaatatcctttttttctttctatttttgtcCTAGTTGCTAAATcgctctttttatttttccgtTGTTTTGTTGTCTGCATCTagtttcagtttttctttttgttttcatttttctatttcattttgagttatttttgcatgtttgttattACGCTATTTCTTTGTGGTTTTTCATGTATGTTtttagtctttcttttttttcatttgttgttttttatcctTGTTGTgttccttttattctttttcattttatttctgttttgttttttctttatttctttgttttcatttttctctgATTTTCgctcattttattcttttttgtttctcttttgtttttatttgtcttttttttctcctgtgtcAGTGGGATTGTGTTTATGGtttatttcctgtgtgtgtgtgttgtcgtgtgtgtgctgttttgtgcgtggctgatgtgtgtgtcgtgcgtgtgtgtttgcgtgtgtttgatgtttgtgcgtgtgtgttgcccggtttgtgtgtctttttttgcCTGTGTTCTCGTTAtgcctttttctttgtttgtttgtgcgttttttcatgtttgctgttttttttgttctgtgttggtttcctattttttgtttttgtgccttttttcgatttttttttgttgttctttttttttcctatcttttttttttgtgtgtgtgtgcatgttgtggcgtgtgtgtgtgtgtgcatggtgtgttgTCTatgcatgtgttgtgtgtttgtgtgcaatttgtgtgtggttttttttgtgtgttttgttgtgctcGTTTTGCGTGTGTTGattcaaatgaattaaatatgtgtggggggggggcgggggggggctgggtgtgtttgggtgtgcaTAATTGTGCGATGTGTGGTGGGGCATGGTGTGCATGGTTGTGTGCTGTGGTGCGTGGGGTTGTGTGTGCcttgtgtgcgtttgtttgtaTAATTGTTGTGGGGTGGGGAGTGgcggtggtggggggggggtgtgtgcttgtgttttttttttttcctttttttttttgttttccctgttttacttccagtttttttttcctttttttttttttttccttttttttgttttcttttttttcatttttttttctttttccttttttttttgttttttgttttttctcatttttttgtttttttgtgttcattttttttgtttttttttatggacgttttttgttttttttttttttttgttttcccttttgttttttttatcttttgtattcattttatttttttttattttttcgttTCGCtgtttttttcaatattttttttttttttttttgtcatttgttttattttcattttttttcttttttttatttttctccttatttttttttttttttgtttcattttttttttcgtttttcttttgttttatcttttttttcatttccgtttttttttttgtttttttcattttttttttccagattttttttttttttttttcattttttttcacttttgttttttgttacctttttgtgtttttttttatttttttcattgttttttttattttccttttgtttttttttttttttttttgtcatttattttgtgttcatttttttttctttttgtttcgaAATAAACAACTTGCGCatgctgtgtgcgtgcgtgttgtGGTGTTCATGggggtgtgcgtgcgtgtgtgtgccttgtgtgtgcgtgcgtgtgtgtggtgtgtggtgtgtgtgtgtgtgtgtcttgtttgtgtctgttgtgttgtttgttcgTTCTTTGTtggtttgtgcctgtgtgttcttttgtttttgttttttttgtttcttgcatttttttttgtattttttcattttttttttcctttctttgtgtgtggtgtgcagtgtttgcgttgtgtgtgtgtgtcatgtgtgtgtgtttgtgctcgtgtgttttcatttttttttttggtttgcatttttgtgtgttttcgtTTGTTcgtgtgcatttttgtttttatttttttttttcatttttttctttctttttttttcattttttttatttttttattttgttttttttttttttttttttttttttttattttttttttttttttttttctttttcttttttattttttttttattttatttggttttctttttttttgcatgtgtgtgcgtgtgcgtgtgttgtgtgtgcgcaGTTGTTGCTTGCGCATTTgggtgttgcgtgtgtgtgtgtgtgtgtgtgtgccgtgtgtgtgtggtgtgtgtagtttgttgtgcattttgcctttttgttttacatttttgtgtttttgtttgttttttttctattttactttgtttcgtttggttttatgtttatttttttgtagatctttatttgtctttattttttttttgttggtgttttgcgtccatttttt
This genomic window from Tachysurus fulvidraco isolate hzauxx_2018 chromosome 18, HZAU_PFXX_2.0, whole genome shotgun sequence contains:
- the LOC125139379 gene encoding general transcription factor 3C polypeptide 1-like, which translates into the protein MSYQLSQHYYRFFSWRFPGALYNDVYELLEALGEKGRVDRPNTFCFQKEKARDEGEQESGGGGGAGVEDDDKYLVPASDVEDMLVFSMDSAGGATACCLTLMTLGLMSVDICIPQQIVVVDSTLVDNEVVKSITKELDDEEDDEGGARFEVKAHQASHTNYLLMKGYFVPGIISLRNITSTEHIAVNACSLHIRLRNTHTHSLFTHTGKTHTHTLCSHRPVRHTHTLFVHTDR